A single genomic interval of Hyphomicrobium methylovorum harbors:
- a CDS encoding single-stranded DNA-binding protein, whose protein sequence is MAGSVNKVILVGNVGKDPEIRRTQDGRPIANLSLATSETWRDKSSGERKEKTEWHRVVIFSEPLCKVVEQYVRKGSKLYIEGALQTRKWTDQSGAEKYSTEVVLQGFSGTLTMLDGAGGGRGASSGMQESGPDYGNDGGFGSSSGGDQRRVSKSSGGGKSSSFDKALDDEIPF, encoded by the coding sequence ATGGCAGGCTCGGTCAATAAAGTCATTCTCGTCGGCAACGTCGGCAAAGACCCGGAAATCCGCAGGACGCAGGACGGCCGTCCGATCGCCAACCTGAGCTTGGCGACCAGCGAGACCTGGCGCGACAAGTCCTCGGGCGAACGCAAGGAAAAGACGGAGTGGCATCGCGTCGTTATTTTCAGCGAGCCGCTGTGCAAGGTCGTCGAGCAGTACGTGCGCAAAGGCTCGAAGCTTTACATCGAAGGCGCGCTGCAAACCCGTAAGTGGACGGATCAGTCCGGCGCCGAGAAGTATTCGACCGAGGTCGTGCTGCAAGGCTTCAGCGGTACGCTGACGATGCTTGACGGTGCCGGTGGCGGTCGCGGCGCGTCCTCGGGGATGCAGGAAAGCGGTCCCGATTACGGCAACGACGGCGGTTTCGGCTCATCGTCTGGCGGAGATCAGCGTCGCGTTTCGAAGTCGAGCGGCGGCGGTAAGAGCAGCAGCTTCGATAAGGCGCTCGACGACGAAATCCCGTTCTAA
- a CDS encoding c-type cytochrome, whose translation MQIIVIAAAFLLSAALSTAASAAEEPSGEQVFNNHCRTCHTWKEGDNRLGPNLHGIIGRKAGSVEGYSYSPSMKDAKIVWDEGTLDKFIANPDSVVPNNNMKPFVGISDAKVRSQIIEFLKSNPQ comes from the coding sequence ATGCAGATCATCGTCATCGCGGCGGCATTTCTTCTTTCGGCGGCGCTCTCAACTGCTGCTTCCGCTGCCGAGGAGCCGTCGGGCGAACAGGTCTTCAACAATCACTGCCGCACCTGCCACACGTGGAAAGAGGGCGACAACCGGCTTGGTCCGAACCTGCACGGAATCATCGGCCGGAAAGCGGGATCGGTTGAGGGCTATTCCTATTCGCCGTCGATGAAGGACGCGAAGATCGTCTGGGATGAAGGCACTTTGGATAAGTTCATCGCCAATCCGGATAGCGTCGTTCCGAATAACAACATGAAGCCGTTTGTCGGCATCTCGGACGCCAAGGTCCGCTCGCAGATCATCGAATTTCTCAAATCGAACCCGCAGTGA
- a CDS encoding PRC-barrel domain-containing protein, protein MKVHHLALSFFMLSAGVLPAVAGDFFFTEQKPTQYLAKDRLLGANVHGSDGKVFGDIEDLIVESDNRIVGVIVGVGGLLGVGEKKVGVDISALSIESTDGKMNVVMPTATKETLTAAPAFKRITPPKGWVQRAKEKGEELRDKSKDAYEAAKENAGPALQKAKDAAVNAYESAKEKAGPALEKAKEDAQSAIDKAKAAAQPAHPEAKPAQ, encoded by the coding sequence ATGAAAGTTCATCATCTCGCGCTCTCCTTTTTCATGCTCTCGGCCGGTGTGCTTCCGGCTGTGGCGGGAGACTTCTTTTTCACTGAACAGAAGCCGACGCAGTATCTTGCGAAAGACCGCCTTCTCGGCGCCAACGTTCACGGCAGCGACGGCAAGGTCTTCGGCGACATCGAGGATCTGATTGTCGAAAGCGACAATCGAATCGTCGGCGTCATCGTCGGAGTTGGTGGTTTGCTTGGCGTGGGCGAGAAGAAAGTCGGCGTCGATATTTCTGCGCTCAGCATCGAATCCACCGACGGCAAGATGAACGTCGTCATGCCCACGGCGACGAAAGAAACGCTGACGGCCGCGCCTGCTTTCAAACGCATCACTCCGCCCAAGGGCTGGGTGCAGCGCGCGAAGGAAAAGGGCGAAGAGCTGCGCGATAAATCGAAGGATGCCTACGAGGCGGCCAAGGAAAATGCCGGTCCCGCCCTGCAGAAGGCGAAAGACGCCGCTGTGAACGCCTACGAGTCGGCGAAGGAAAAAGCGGGCCCCGCGCTCGAGAAGGCCAAGGAAGACGCTCAGTCGGCCATCGACAAAGCGAAGGCTGCGGCGCAACCGGCCCATCCGGAAGCAAAGCCTGCCCAATGA
- the gyrA gene encoding DNA gyrase subunit A, whose translation MTDSSDDEKSGGREPNDIRPISIAEEMKRSYLDYAMSVIISRALPDVRDGLKPVHRRILYAMNRLHLDWNKKHMKSSKIVGDTMGDFHPHGNMAIYDALVRLAQDFSMRVPLVDGQGNFGSIDGDPPAAERYTESRLAKISQFLLDDLDNDTVEFRDNYDGRLQEPSVLPAKFPNLLVNGAGGIAVGMATNIPPHNLGEIIDACIAELDNPEITIDELTQIVQGPDFPTAGLILGRGGILSAYHKGRGSIIMRARVNIEHIRKDREALIVTEIPYQVNKRVLIEKIADLVREKKIEGISDLWDESNREGIRIVVELKRDAVADVVLNNLYKYSDLQTTFGANMLAINGGRPESLTLRDMITAFTAFRQDVVTRRVKHLLNKARDRAHVLVGLAIAVANIDEVIKLIRHSASPAEAKQELMARDWPAKDMAPLIELIADPRHTLSSGGTYKLSEEQAKAILELRLARLTALGRDEIADELNKIAIEIREYLAILASRARVVEIVKGELTAIRDEFATPRKTEIVDIEGEVEDEDLIQREDCVVTVSHKGYIKRVPLATYRAQKRGGKGRSGMATRDEDFVTQLFVTSTHTPVLFFSSRGMCYRMKVWRLPAASPQSTGKALVNLLPLSQGEVITSILPLPEDSSTWGELELIFATRSGNVRRNALTDFESINRNGKIAMKLDEGDSIIQVAIARPEQDVLLTAAGGQCIRFLIGDEIRLFKGRDSTGVRGIRLEEGDEVISMAILDHFSAPAEERTAYLKQANALRRSDEAEDAEVIAETDTEADPEEVSADAVTLPPERFAEMQAAEQFVLTVSRNGFGKRTSSYEFRTSGRGGKGILAMVANDRNGRLLASFPIGESDQIMLVTDAGQLIRCPVDGIRIAGRNTQGVRIFKTDADEKVVSVERITEENAENGEASEA comes from the coding sequence TTGACCGATAGCAGCGACGACGAGAAATCCGGCGGCCGGGAGCCGAATGACATTCGCCCGATCTCCATCGCCGAGGAGATGAAGCGCTCGTATCTCGACTACGCGATGAGCGTCATCATCAGCCGCGCGCTGCCCGATGTGCGCGATGGTCTGAAGCCGGTTCACAGGCGCATCCTTTACGCGATGAACCGCCTGCATCTCGACTGGAACAAGAAGCATATGAAGTCGTCGAAGATCGTCGGCGACACGATGGGCGACTTCCATCCGCACGGAAACATGGCGATCTATGACGCGCTTGTGCGTCTTGCGCAGGATTTCTCGATGCGCGTGCCGCTGGTCGATGGCCAGGGCAACTTCGGTTCGATCGACGGCGACCCGCCTGCCGCAGAACGCTACACGGAATCGCGTCTCGCGAAGATCTCGCAGTTCCTGCTCGACGATCTCGACAACGACACGGTCGAATTTCGCGATAACTACGACGGCCGCTTGCAAGAACCGAGCGTGCTCCCGGCGAAATTTCCGAACCTGCTCGTCAACGGCGCGGGCGGCATCGCCGTCGGCATGGCGACGAACATTCCGCCGCATAACCTGGGCGAGATCATCGACGCCTGCATCGCAGAGCTCGACAATCCCGAAATCACGATCGATGAGCTGACGCAGATCGTTCAAGGCCCAGACTTCCCGACGGCCGGTCTGATCCTCGGCCGCGGCGGCATCCTCTCGGCCTACCACAAAGGCCGCGGCTCGATCATCATGCGCGCGCGCGTCAACATCGAGCACATCCGGAAGGATCGCGAAGCGCTGATCGTTACCGAAATTCCGTATCAGGTGAACAAGCGCGTCCTGATCGAGAAGATTGCCGATCTCGTGCGCGAGAAGAAGATCGAAGGCATCTCCGATCTCTGGGACGAGTCGAACCGCGAAGGCATCCGCATCGTTGTCGAGCTGAAGCGCGACGCCGTCGCCGACGTGGTTCTCAATAACCTCTACAAGTATTCCGATCTGCAGACGACGTTCGGCGCCAACATGCTGGCGATCAACGGCGGCCGTCCGGAAAGTCTGACGCTGCGTGACATGATCACGGCGTTCACCGCGTTCCGTCAGGATGTCGTCACGCGGCGCGTGAAGCATTTGCTGAATAAGGCGCGCGATCGCGCTCACGTCCTCGTCGGCCTCGCGATTGCCGTCGCCAACATCGACGAAGTCATCAAGCTCATTCGCCATTCCGCTTCGCCCGCTGAGGCCAAGCAGGAATTGATGGCGCGTGACTGGCCCGCGAAAGACATGGCGCCGCTGATCGAATTGATCGCAGACCCGCGCCACACGCTTTCGTCCGGGGGCACCTACAAACTTTCGGAAGAGCAGGCGAAAGCAATCCTCGAACTTCGTCTCGCGCGCCTCACCGCACTTGGCCGCGACGAGATCGCGGACGAATTGAACAAGATCGCGATCGAGATCAGAGAGTATCTTGCGATATTGGCATCGCGTGCGCGCGTCGTCGAAATCGTCAAGGGCGAGTTGACCGCGATCCGCGATGAGTTCGCAACGCCGCGCAAGACCGAAATCGTCGACATCGAAGGCGAGGTCGAAGACGAAGACCTCATTCAGCGCGAAGATTGCGTCGTCACCGTCAGCCACAAGGGCTATATCAAGCGCGTTCCGCTCGCGACGTACCGGGCGCAGAAGCGCGGCGGCAAGGGCCGCTCCGGCATGGCGACGCGTGACGAGGATTTCGTCACCCAGCTCTTCGTAACGTCGACGCACACGCCGGTGCTGTTCTTCTCTTCGCGCGGCATGTGCTACCGCATGAAGGTGTGGCGTCTGCCGGCGGCATCTCCGCAATCGACGGGCAAAGCGCTCGTCAACCTGCTGCCGTTGAGCCAGGGCGAAGTCATCACCTCGATCCTGCCGCTGCCGGAAGACAGCTCAACCTGGGGCGAACTCGAACTCATCTTCGCGACGCGCAGCGGAAACGTGCGGCGCAACGCGCTCACCGATTTCGAGAGCATCAATCGCAACGGCAAGATCGCGATGAAGCTGGATGAAGGCGACAGCATCATCCAGGTCGCGATCGCACGCCCCGAGCAGGATGTGCTGCTGACAGCCGCGGGCGGCCAATGCATCCGCTTCCTCATCGGCGACGAGATCCGCCTATTCAAAGGCCGTGACTCGACGGGCGTTCGCGGTATTCGCCTCGAAGAGGGTGACGAAGTCATCTCGATGGCGATCCTCGATCACTTCAGCGCACCGGCTGAAGAACGCACCGCCTATCTGAAGCAGGCGAATGCGCTGCGCCGGTCCGACGAGGCGGAAGACGCCGAAGTCATAGCCGAGACGGATACCGAAGCTGATCCCGAAGAGGTATCGGCCGACGCGGTGACGTTGCCGCCCGAACGGTTTGCCGAGATGCAGGCAGCGGAGCAATTCGTACTGACGGTTTCGCGAAACGGCTTCGGCAAGCGCACGTCGTCGTATGAGTTCCGCACCTCGGGTCGTGGCGGCAAGGGCATCCTCGCGATGGTTGCCAACGACAGAAACGGTCGCTTGCTCGCGTCGTTCCCAATTGGCGAAAGCGATCAGATAATGCTGGTAACAGACGCCGGTCAGCTCATCCGCTGCCCAGTTGATGGCATCCGCATCGCGGGCCGCAATACGCAGGGCGTGCGCATCTTCAAAACGGATGCCGACGAAAAGGTCGTATCGGTGGAGCGCATAACCGAGGAAAACGCTGAGAACGGCGAAGCGTCCGAAGCATGA
- a CDS encoding YkgJ family cysteine cluster protein, with translation MAQYNCSNCPGYCCSYPVIALNKRDVERLATYFNLGYSTAKKRFTREGHGHKYLMRRKRDPHYGRICQFFDTKLRRCTIYKARPGACRAYPGTGRCGYYDFLMHERRCQNDDTFVAITNHKD, from the coding sequence ATGGCCCAGTACAATTGTAGCAATTGCCCCGGGTACTGCTGCTCATATCCCGTCATTGCTCTCAATAAGCGCGACGTCGAGCGGCTCGCGACCTACTTTAACCTCGGTTACAGCACGGCGAAGAAGCGATTCACGCGCGAAGGCCACGGCCATAAGTATCTGATGCGCCGCAAGCGCGATCCGCATTACGGCCGCATCTGCCAATTCTTCGATACCAAACTTCGCCGCTGCACGATCTACAAGGCGCGTCCGGGTGCCTGTCGTGCCTATCCGGGCACCGGGCGCTGCGGATATTACGACTTCCTGATGCATGAGCGGCGCTGCCAGAACGACGACACCTTCGTCGCGATCACCAATCACAAAGATTGA